The nucleotide window GCGTGTCATTGAGGTCTTTAGAGATAAGGCTGAAGTCGGTTCCCTTGAGGAACTCCTCAGGGAGCTTGAGTTTATCGGGAGCGATGGACTCTGGGACGAAATCGGCGAGATGACGCTTTTTCCGTACACTTCACAGACGCTTTTGAAGGGTGACGGCTACCGCGACCTGCTTGAGCTTTACAGGGAGTTCACCACCTACGTTCCGTTCTTCGAGGAACTGCAGAGGGCGATAGACAACAAAGACGTTGCCAAGCTGTACGAATACTGGGCGTTCTTCAGGCTGGTTGATGAGCTTGGGGCAATTCTCGGAAGGAAAGAGCTCAAAATCAACATTACTCCGGCGGGCGAGCTCTCTGAAAGCGGAGACGTTTACGCCCAATTCGACAACGGCTGGCGGCTCTACTACAACAAGCGGCTGACTCCAAGAAGGTGGAGCTACTCGGTGACGTTGAGGCCCGATTTTTCACTGTTTAGCGGCAAGCCTTCAAGGAAAGGGACGAGGCTGATTGGGGTTTTTGACGCCAAGTTCAAGCTTGACGTGGTGGACGAGAGAGCGGAGATCGAAAACTTTGACGAACTTGATGAGACAATTGAGAAATCCAGAAAATACGAAACGTGGGCAAAGCTTGAGGATGTTTATAAGATGCATACTTACAGGGACGCGCTCGGGTGCAGGTTCGCGGTGGTTGTCTATCCAGGGAGGAAGAGTGTGTTTTTTGATGTTAATAAGGGCAAAACCGACGATTTCACACTTACACATGTTTTAACGGGGAATCTGGAGGGTGTTGGTTATTTAAGGCTGATCCCGGGGGTGGAATTGTGAGGGAAGATATCCTGGAAGCTGTCTTAAAGAAAGGGTTGGAGAAATACCACGAGGAATGGAGGAAGAATCAAGAAGCGGTCTTTGAAAACATAGGAAAGTTAAGAGACATGGCCAAGAAAGATTATGTTACAGCGGAGGATGTGAGATCAGTTCATGATAATGTCACAAAACGGTTAAAGAACCTAACCGGAATTGAAATCCTATGGCTTTGGGGCGGTAAAGACGCGAAAATCGAGGAGTTCCTTAACAGACAGGAATTTAAAACCCTTCTTTCAAAAGCGGAGAGAATCAAAGATGTGTCCGAGGCTGAAGAACTTCAGGAACTTCTCATGAAAGTTACGCAAGGAAAACACACCAAACTCTCAACTGTCAGCTCCTGGCTTTGTGTAATGAATTCCAAGGTATTTTATCCAATGCATACACAAACTCTCCCCAAACAACTTAGGGAGAAGATTGGAATAGAAATAATATGGGGAGGAAAAACAAACGAAAAGAGCATACAAGAATACTTAGCTTTTCTGAAAACCCTTGAAAGAATTAACAAAAAGCTGGGAATCGAGAATATGGTTGAAGCAGCGTTTTATTTAAGCAGATTCTCTAAAGGGAAACTGGAGAGTCATGAAACTAATCAACCAAACTATTATTTGGAAATAACAAAACCTCCTGGAAAACCCTACCTGGAAAATCACGTCGGCAGATTCCTTTGGTCTCCAGCAGATGAAAGGTACTTGGATGGCCGTGAAGGAAAGATAGGGCTATTGAACACTGGTGACATCATAGTTCATGATGTTAATGGAAAGATAGTAGGATACTCCAAAGTCGCAGAAAAGCCCAAAGTAGTTTCGAGGGATGAAATTATCAAAATATTTACCGATGAAGGGATTTGGAACCCAGAATACTCAAAGTTTGCTGAAGGCTGGTTTAGGAAATCACCGGATGATAAGTTCTATCTGGTAAAGCTCAGGGACTTCCAAAAGCTACCCGAGAAAATAGGGTATACTAAACTCAAGCATCTTCCGCACCCTACAAGTATCCAAGGAGTTTATCTAAAAGAAATTGATTCAAAGGTTCTAGAAGAGCTGGGTGTCGTGTCTAGCAAAAATAAAGATATCCCGTCTCAGGGGCTTACACTACGTGACTACCTTGCCTCCAAGGGCTACCTCTATCAAGAACACCTCGTCTCCCAGTTCTACACCGCCCTCAAAACCAAAGGTTTCGTCATCCTCTCCGGTCTTACAGGAACAGGGAAGACAAAGATAGTTCAAGAGCTTGCAAAGCTTCTTGATTCAAGTGGGGAAAATTTTCTCTTCCTTTCCGTCCGCCCAGATTGGAGGGATTCAAAGGCTCTCCTCGGCTATTACAACCCCCTAACTGGCAAGTACCACCGGACAAAGCTCCTCGACTTCATCCTCAAAGCCAGAAAGGACTACGAGCGTAATGGAAGAAATTCAGCGCCCTACTTCCTCCTTCTCGACGAGATGAATTTAGCTCACGTTGAGTACTACTTCGCCGACTTCCTCAGCGTCCTTGAGAGCGGAAGGGATGAGGACGGGTTCACAAGGGAGGGTATTAAGCTCCACGACGTTGATGAGGTTGAAACCTTCGATGGAATTCCCAAAGAGCTCCACCTTCCGCCCAACCTTTACATCATCGGGACGGTAAACATGGACGAGACTACCTATTCCTTCAGCCCCAAGGTTCTCGACAGGGCCTTCACAGTGGAGTTCCACGATGTCGAGCTTGAGGTATACCCCTCGGGGAGTGGGGAAAGTAGACTGCCCAACGAAGCCGTTGACACTCTAAGGGACTCAATATTGAGAGATCTCAGCGGCAAGAACGGCCAGTTCCTCGCGCGTTCGAAAGGGGAGATAAACGAAGCGGTTAAAGAGCTGAAGGACGCTAAAAGTGGGGAGTACTGGAGGATTCTCATTGAACTGAACAAAGCCCTCGAGCCCTACGACATGCACTTCGGCTACCGCGTTGTTGATGATATTGCACTGTTTGTCCAGCGCGCCAGGGAAAGTTGGGAAAACGGAATCGTTGAATTTGAGAGTGACGACGAAATCTTCGACCTTGCACTTCTTATGAAGGTTCTTCCCAAGTTCCACGGGAACAGAAAGAAGCTCGAAGAACCACTAAAGGCCGTTTTGGGGCTGTGTCTCTTGGAGAACGCAGGACTTGACGTCCGGGAGCTCAGGAGAGGGAACGTCCTGGAACTCCTCAGAAACTGGGAAACCCAAAGGGAGAACTTCCGCTTCAGACACACGGCTAAAAAAGTCCTCCGCATGCTCCGCCAGCTCTACGAGATAGGCTTCGCGAGCTTCAGCTGACCCCCTATTTTTCGAAACCCTTATAACTTACCCCTGGGTAAGTTACTTACGGTGGGGTAAGTTGCTGTTTGACCT belongs to Thermococcus camini and includes:
- a CDS encoding DUF2357 domain-containing protein — encoded protein: MQCIDGEPFNGWRIFSAKAGCWAFKGKDRIYLVEWTDYYVEGENNSLKTVLINGKPARRLKNELFVVSFGNFVGLSELVLLFEDGKKTKVPVEVLSPKVLEIYPELFSSFEGHRVERLSRLQNAFVEALTGEILRYSSTIPFHLESPTGFSTLESDEPINELFAYHYLRSKGERIIGAFETVMHRMKKELVVEEELLRPDEVDEVTLETLLSLVQHPEYLAPAGEGVLIAGHLNGYTPTKVLGFRRYESADTPENRFVKYFLNLLIEWGERVIEVFRDKAEVGSLEELLRELEFIGSDGLWDEIGEMTLFPYTSQTLLKGDGYRDLLELYREFTTYVPFFEELQRAIDNKDVAKLYEYWAFFRLVDELGAILGRKELKINITPAGELSESGDVYAQFDNGWRLYYNKRLTPRRWSYSVTLRPDFSLFSGKPSRKGTRLIGVFDAKFKLDVVDERAEIENFDELDETIEKSRKYETWAKLEDVYKMHTYRDALGCRFAVVVYPGRKSVFFDVNKGKTDDFTLTHVLTGNLEGVGYLRLIPGVEL
- a CDS encoding McrB family protein, whose amino-acid sequence is MREDILEAVLKKGLEKYHEEWRKNQEAVFENIGKLRDMAKKDYVTAEDVRSVHDNVTKRLKNLTGIEILWLWGGKDAKIEEFLNRQEFKTLLSKAERIKDVSEAEELQELLMKVTQGKHTKLSTVSSWLCVMNSKVFYPMHTQTLPKQLREKIGIEIIWGGKTNEKSIQEYLAFLKTLERINKKLGIENMVEAAFYLSRFSKGKLESHETNQPNYYLEITKPPGKPYLENHVGRFLWSPADERYLDGREGKIGLLNTGDIIVHDVNGKIVGYSKVAEKPKVVSRDEIIKIFTDEGIWNPEYSKFAEGWFRKSPDDKFYLVKLRDFQKLPEKIGYTKLKHLPHPTSIQGVYLKEIDSKVLEELGVVSSKNKDIPSQGLTLRDYLASKGYLYQEHLVSQFYTALKTKGFVILSGLTGTGKTKIVQELAKLLDSSGENFLFLSVRPDWRDSKALLGYYNPLTGKYHRTKLLDFILKARKDYERNGRNSAPYFLLLDEMNLAHVEYYFADFLSVLESGRDEDGFTREGIKLHDVDEVETFDGIPKELHLPPNLYIIGTVNMDETTYSFSPKVLDRAFTVEFHDVELEVYPSGSGESRLPNEAVDTLRDSILRDLSGKNGQFLARSKGEINEAVKELKDAKSGEYWRILIELNKALEPYDMHFGYRVVDDIALFVQRARESWENGIVEFESDDEIFDLALLMKVLPKFHGNRKKLEEPLKAVLGLCLLENAGLDVRELRRGNVLELLRNWETQRENFRFRHTAKKVLRMLRQLYEIGFASFS